A region from the Melioribacter roseus P3M-2 genome encodes:
- a CDS encoding sigma-54 interaction domain-containing protein, with product MQIEEFQKKYGIIGKSKEIRDLIDITMQVAQSDITVLITGESGVGKEVFARAIHGFSKRSDKPLVSVNCGAIPETLLESELFGHKKGSFTGATDDRKGYFEIADGGTLFLDEIAEMALTTQVKLLRVLETKEFMPIGSETVTKVDVRIIAATNKDLQKEVDAKKFRNDLYFRLKAVTLFIPPLRKRKEDILDLANHFLKKFAENNQIKIPLVTKGAEELLVNYNWPGNIRELKNVIETAAALCRDGIIDEELLKPLLVPEAVEDLTPRNLPVHLNRSPEALDREMIYRALIEIKKDLIELKNIALNNAHENNSASTTIDPDEVIPLEELEKRAIINAIKFTGNNRRKAARLLKISERTLYRKLKEYGIQ from the coding sequence ATGCAAATAGAAGAATTTCAGAAGAAATACGGCATAATAGGTAAGTCGAAAGAAATCCGCGACCTGATCGACATTACAATGCAGGTAGCCCAGAGCGATATTACGGTTTTGATAACTGGCGAGAGCGGAGTGGGAAAAGAAGTCTTTGCAAGGGCTATACACGGATTTAGCAAGCGTTCGGACAAACCGCTCGTTAGCGTCAACTGCGGCGCCATTCCCGAAACTCTTCTGGAAAGCGAACTCTTCGGCCACAAAAAGGGGTCTTTTACGGGCGCAACCGACGACCGTAAGGGATATTTCGAAATTGCCGACGGAGGCACTCTATTTCTCGACGAAATTGCCGAGATGGCTCTCACAACGCAGGTTAAATTGTTACGCGTTCTCGAAACGAAGGAATTTATGCCGATAGGCAGCGAAACCGTCACTAAAGTCGACGTAAGAATTATTGCCGCAACCAATAAAGATTTGCAAAAAGAAGTCGACGCCAAGAAATTCAGAAACGATCTTTATTTCAGACTCAAAGCCGTAACGCTTTTTATTCCGCCATTGAGAAAAAGGAAGGAGGATATTCTCGACCTGGCAAATCATTTCCTGAAAAAATTTGCCGAGAATAATCAAATTAAAATTCCTTTGGTTACCAAAGGCGCGGAAGAATTACTTGTAAATTATAACTGGCCGGGAAACATACGCGAACTGAAAAACGTAATCGAAACCGCGGCTGCATTATGCCGCGACGGTATTATAGACGAAGAATTATTAAAGCCGTTGCTCGTTCCCGAAGCCGTGGAAGATTTGACGCCGAGAAATTTGCCGGTTCATTTGAATCGTTCTCCCGAAGCGCTCGACAGGGAGATGATTTACAGAGCTTTGATCGAAATAAAGAAAGACTTAATCGAATTGAAAAACATTGCGCTCAATAACGCCCACGAAAACAATTCCGCCTCGACGACCATAGACCCAGACGAAGTTATACCGTTGGAAGAACTCGAAAAAAGAGCCATTATTAATGCAATTAAATTTACCGGCAACAACAGGCGTAAAGCTGCCAGATTGCTTAAAATAAGCGAAAGAACTCTATATCGGAAACTGAAAGAATATGGCAT